In Desulfonatronum thiosulfatophilum, a genomic segment contains:
- a CDS encoding HD domain-containing protein, with amino-acid sequence MASIRKSLLQLIFSGSFMKRWNDKLRPMELLEVDKQAHKMIVAWMLFELNSRDMAPDQRLVLGRRIVEGGIFEYLYRLVITDIKPPVFYQIKANPAHYRQLTDWVLEQLKPRVDCLGASFWERFRLWLDHPEEGDLARRILDAAHSYASRWEFHLITNIGNYDDELEEIEESFRGQLETHKDLLGMPELLQGTGSHLGRLAHLSGQLRFQKRWSQTPRVPETSVLGHMFVVACFGYFFSMAVGACSARSQNNFFAGLVHDLPELLTRDIISPVKRSVARIGDLIREYEMKELEKRVFAPLEQGGYTHLAERLSYFLGLNVGSEFVSTIILEGLIREVTWEQLQESYNQDRFDPKDGNLLKVCDNLAAFMEAYTSLRNGISSDQLQQALWRIRTEYQQVSLGDGMHIGALLADFD; translated from the coding sequence ATGGCCAGCATCCGCAAGAGTCTCTTGCAGCTCATTTTTTCCGGATCATTCATGAAACGCTGGAACGACAAGCTGCGGCCCATGGAGTTGCTGGAGGTGGACAAGCAGGCGCACAAGATGATCGTGGCCTGGATGCTCTTTGAGCTGAACTCCCGGGATATGGCCCCCGATCAACGTCTGGTTCTCGGTCGGCGGATCGTGGAGGGGGGGATTTTCGAGTACCTGTATCGGCTGGTGATAACGGACATCAAGCCCCCGGTATTTTATCAGATCAAGGCCAATCCGGCCCATTACCGCCAGTTGACGGACTGGGTGCTGGAGCAGTTGAAACCCCGAGTTGATTGCCTCGGAGCCTCTTTTTGGGAGCGGTTTCGACTCTGGCTGGACCATCCCGAAGAAGGTGACTTGGCCCGGAGAATTCTGGATGCGGCCCACAGCTATGCCAGTCGATGGGAGTTTCACCTGATCACCAATATCGGAAACTACGACGACGAACTGGAGGAGATTGAGGAAAGCTTCCGGGGACAGCTGGAAACGCACAAGGATCTGCTGGGCATGCCCGAGCTGCTGCAGGGCACGGGAAGCCACCTCGGCAGGCTCGCCCATCTCAGCGGGCAATTGCGGTTCCAGAAGCGCTGGTCGCAGACCCCCCGAGTTCCGGAGACTTCGGTCCTGGGGCATATGTTCGTGGTAGCCTGCTTCGGATATTTTTTCAGCATGGCCGTGGGCGCCTGCAGCGCCCGAAGCCAAAACAATTTTTTTGCCGGCCTGGTCCATGATCTGCCGGAGTTGCTGACCCGGGACATCATTTCCCCCGTGAAGCGCTCGGTGGCCCGGATCGGCGACCTGATCCGGGAATATGAGATGAAGGAGTTGGAAAAGCGGGTCTTCGCGCCCCTGGAGCAGGGCGGGTATACGCACCTTGCCGAACGCCTGTCCTACTTTCTCGGGCTGAATGTGGGCTCAGAATTCGTGAGCACGATCATCCTGGAAGGGCTGATCCGGGAAGTAACCTGGGAGCAGCTGCAGGAATCCTACAACCAGGATCGCTTCGACCCCAAGGACGGCAACCTGTTGAAAGTCTGCGACAACCTTGCGGCCTTCATGGAGGCGTACACTTCCTTGCGCAACGGGATCAGCAGCGACCAGCTCCAGCAGGCCCTGTGGCGGATTCGAACCGAGTACCAGCAGGTCAGTCTCGGAGACGGGATGCACATCGGGGCCCTGCTGGCTGATTTCGACTGA